A region of Sphingobium baderi DNA encodes the following proteins:
- a CDS encoding HNH endonuclease: protein MDEARAACCWLCGRSLGRRVEWHHPLPKSRGGRDVVPLHPICHRTIHAIATNAELARVYRDADRLRAHPAMTRFLDWIADKPPDFHAPTRRRH, encoded by the coding sequence ATGGATGAAGCGCGGGCGGCGTGTTGCTGGCTGTGTGGGCGTTCGCTCGGGCGGCGGGTGGAATGGCATCATCCGCTGCCTAAAAGCAGGGGCGGGCGGGATGTGGTCCCGCTGCATCCGATTTGCCACCGGACCATTCATGCCATCGCCACCAATGCCGAACTGGCGCGTGTTTATCGGGATGCCGACCGCCTGCGCGCGCATCCTGCCATGACCCGCTTCCTCGACTGGATTGCGGACAAGCCGCCGGATTTCCATGCGCCCACCCGCCGAAGGCATTGA
- a CDS encoding DUF3617 domain-containing protein — MRYTVLAAMPLVMTLGLTGCGSSSAPEPEAEEVPILMQAGEWALTRKTTGYNTPTVTPAEYQAALKEVSEDKTCIVVDAAGVPNADALAGTEGKDCTYKDKLVRKGRLIATLSCKSGSGTSEITVEGNYTADTLTLGTTMTKTVGGQPTLRTTHDLSGKRVGDCPKA; from the coding sequence ATGCGATACACTGTTCTGGCGGCGATGCCGCTTGTGATGACTCTTGGCCTGACAGGGTGCGGCAGCAGTTCCGCGCCCGAACCCGAAGCAGAAGAAGTGCCGATTCTGATGCAGGCGGGCGAATGGGCGCTGACCCGGAAGACCACCGGTTATAACACGCCTACGGTGACGCCCGCCGAATATCAGGCCGCGCTCAAGGAAGTGAGCGAAGACAAGACGTGCATCGTGGTCGATGCCGCCGGAGTGCCCAATGCCGATGCCTTGGCAGGCACGGAAGGCAAGGATTGCACTTACAAGGACAAGCTGGTCCGCAAGGGGAGGCTTATCGCGACCCTGTCCTGCAAGTCGGGAAGCGGCACATCGGAAATCACGGTGGAAGGCAATTACACAGCTGATACGCTGACGCTGGGCACGACGATGACGAAGACGGTGGGCGGCCAGCCCACATTGCGGACAACGCATGATTTGAGCGGCAAGCGCGTCGGCGACTGCCCCAAGGCCTGA
- a CDS encoding DUF3617 domain-containing protein: protein MNKAVVTAALASVTLLLAACGEKAGEKAEGAGDIAATDGMSRGEVKAQVDKVQLKPGQWEGSFTLEDIDLSNMPGASPQMKDRMKQMMTQPSIKYCVTPEEAANPSGKMFSGQENKDCTYSGFDARGGAVKGQVSCKGENGTMNAVMTGNYAPENYEMQMNMKMEGGPQGMTMAMKARTTGKWVGATCS, encoded by the coding sequence ATGAACAAAGCCGTCGTGACCGCCGCCCTTGCCTCCGTCACCCTGTTGCTCGCTGCCTGTGGCGAGAAGGCGGGGGAGAAAGCGGAAGGCGCGGGAGACATTGCCGCGACCGACGGCATGAGCCGGGGAGAGGTGAAGGCGCAGGTCGACAAGGTGCAGCTTAAGCCTGGCCAGTGGGAAGGCAGCTTCACGCTGGAGGATATCGACCTGTCGAACATGCCCGGCGCATCGCCGCAGATGAAGGACCGGATGAAGCAGATGATGACGCAGCCCTCGATCAAATATTGCGTCACGCCCGAAGAGGCCGCCAATCCCAGCGGCAAGATGTTCTCCGGTCAGGAGAACAAGGATTGCACCTATAGCGGCTTCGACGCGCGTGGTGGCGCGGTGAAGGGGCAGGTATCGTGCAAGGGGGAGAATGGTACGATGAATGCGGTGATGACGGGCAATTATGCGCCGGAAAACTATGAGATGCAGATGAACATGAAGATGGAGGGCGGCCCCCAGGGTATGACCATGGCGATGAAGGCGCGGACGACCGGAAAGTGGGTCGGAGCCACCTGTTCCTGA